The following is a genomic window from bacterium.
GCCCCCGTTCCACAGCACCGCGGCAAGCGGCACGTTCCCCACTGAGCAGACGAACGAGAGGATGGCGACGAACGGCGCAATCAACGGACTCCACAACAGGTTGCCGAGCGGATGTCCGGTCAGGAAGAACGCCCGCCAGAACGCATCCGGCACCCAGGCCGCGAGCGCGCCCGCGATCAAGAGGCCGCCGGCCACGTCCAGCCAGACCGCCGCCCAGTCCATGACGAAGTAGTGGCTGATGGCAGTGAAGCCTTCCGGCGAGAGCATGCGGGCGAGAAGCGGGCGACCGTCCACGACGGTCATATCCATCACGGCGTGCCCCTCCATCCGGCCGGTCAGCCCCGCGCCGGCCTGTCGGCGCGCCTCCTCGACGAGCGGGCGGCGCAGCGTGGCGCGAAAGAGCAGCCAGAGCATCACGATCATGACTGGCCCGCCGACGAACTCCGCCGCGGTGAAGCGCCAGCCGAGCAGGACCGCCATGACGATGCCGAGCTCGATGACGAGGTTGGTCGACGCGAATTGGAAGACGATCGCGGCGGTGAAGTCGGCGCCGCGTCGGAACAGCGACCGCGCGAGCGCTACGGCCGCGTACGAACACGAGGATGACGCAAACCCGAACAGGGTCGCCAGCGCGATCGCGCGCGGTGAATCGTCGCCGAGCAGGCGAACCATCTGCTGCTTCGAGACGAAGGCCTGCACGCCGGCCGAGAGGGCGAAGCCGAGAATGAGCGGCCACAGGATCTCCCAGAGCATGGCAAACGCCAGGCTGAACGCGTGGAGGACGGCGGCCGTCACTGGGCGGGAGGCCGTGCATGCGGCCGGGAGTCCCGCGCAGACCGGGGAATGCCTAGGCCGCGCAGGTCGTTAGGATCGCCGGTGAGACTTTCCATCATCGATCAGTCGCCCGTCTCCTCCGGCTCGACGCCGGCGGATGCGCTGCGCAACACGATCGACCTCGCGCGGCGCGCCGACGCGCTCGGGTTCGAGCGCTATTGGATCGCGGAGCACCATGCGACGCCCGGCTTCGCGAGCCCCGCTCCGGAGGCGCTTATCGCGCGCGTCGCGGCGGAGACGTCCGGCATCCGCGTCGGATCCGGCGGCGTCCTGTTACCCCACTACAGCCCGCTGAAGGTCGCTGAGGTCTTCCGGGTGCTGCACGCCCTGTACCCGGGCCGGATCGACCT
Proteins encoded in this region:
- a CDS encoding permease; the encoded protein is MTAAVLHAFSLAFAMLWEILWPLILGFALSAGVQAFVSKQQMVRLLGDDSPRAIALATLFGFASSSCSYAAVALARSLFRRGADFTAAIVFQFASTNLVIELGIVMAVLLGWRFTAAEFVGGPVMIVMLWLLFRATLRRPLVEEARRQAGAGLTGRMEGHAVMDMTVVDGRPLLARMLSPEGFTAISHYFVMDWAAVWLDVAGGLLIAGALAAWVPDAFWRAFFLTGHPLGNLLWSPLIAPFVAILSFVCSVGNVPLAAVLWNGGVSFGGVVAFIFSDLIVLPILDIYRKYYGRRMAVYLLATSYAVMAAAGLLVDLLVRAAGLEPGVHNVVVLEAHVTWNYTTVLNLLFLAIGAVLAVRFVLTGGLEMLRMMNAPPEGPHPAH